Genomic window (Subtercola endophyticus):
CGCGGCGTTTCTCGCGGTGCTCGTCTGTGCGGCCGCTGTCGTGGTGGCCGCGTTCGCGATGCCGGATGCCCGCCTCCAGTCCGACGGACGCGTCGGTCACGCGTAGGCACCGCACCCTCGCTGGACTCGGCCGTGGTCCCGGCCCCGGGTTATGCCAGGTCGAGCACCTCGAACACACCCGATCGCTTCGCCAGTGACACAGCGTCGGCGCGGGAGCCGACGCCGAGCTTCACGTAAATGCCTCGGCAGTGCGATGCGATCGTGCTACGGCTGGTGAAGAGTTCGTGCCCGATTTCTGCGAGCGTCGAGGTGCTGCCGAGTTTTCGCAGAACCTCCCATTCTCGCGCGGACAGGTCGCCGAACGACTCCGCAACCTCATCGAGCCCGTTTCGCGGACGGTCGACGAGCGAACCGATCGCGAACGGAGGCAGGGAGGTGATTTGTTCCGCCAGCCCGGCGAGCGCGGCACGGTGTCGCGTCGGCAGCGCGCAGACCTCCGCCGCGCCGGATTCCGCACACAGCGGAGCGAGTCGAACAAGGCACGCGACCGCAGATTCCGTTCGGCCCATGGCCTGAAAGGCCGCAGCGCGAACGGCCAACAGAAGCACCCTCGTTCGAGAGCTGTGCGAGACCGTGCCGCGAGCGCACTCGTCCGTGCGTCGCACCGCGACTTCGGGTCGCCCGACGGCGAGCAGCGCGATCGCCTGGAAGCTGGGGCGGCAGAGGTGTTGGTGTCGGTGCTCGACAGCTTCGCTCGGCGAGTGCCGCATCACGAATCCGAGCTCGCCTCCCGCTAGAGCGGCCGCCGAAGCGGCCCCCTCTCGTGCCGCAGCCAGCGCTGGAGCAATCGGTATGCCCGGTGACACCCCTGCCTGTGCATCCGTCTCTGCCAGCGCAGCCGTCTCCGCCAATGCACTAATCGCTCGCTCAGGCTGGCCAGACAGTAGCGCCTGGCCGGAGCGAAGCACCCGCGCGGCGATCGCCCAAGTGTCGTCGTCAGCCCTACCGGCAGCCAACTCCGTTGCTAAGCCACCAGCCTCCTCGAGCTGCAATCGTGACAGGGCGATAACACCTCGTGCCGCGTGCTGTCGCGAGCGCACCGCGAATCCGGCGGCGCCGAGTCGACTCCCCCCGAGCACCGTTTCGAGTTTGTCGAGGCGTTCTTCGGCACGCGAAAGATCACCGGCAACGGCATACACGCACGCCAGGTCGCCGAGCGCGAACAGTCGCGCTCCACTCGCCGAGTCGCGCCGCGCCCTTTCCAAGAGCGGAACCGCTGCGCGGTCGTCACCGATCGCCCACAAGACCTCACCGGCAGCGCACCAGACCCACGGCAACCTGGTTCGAACGCTCTTGTACGCCGCGCCGTCGAGCTCGTCGATACGCAACAGCGCTGTGCGGGCATCCGTCTCGGCTCGCCGAAAGAGCCCCGAGCGAAGAAGCGCACGCAGGTGAGAAGCCGTGCTCTGAATAGTGCGTGCCGAGGTCAACGATCCGACGGCTTCAGCGCGAACCAGCCCGCTACTTCAGCGAGATCGACCGCCCCGGCTCGCGAACCCACCCCGAGCTTCGACGTGAGGTTGCGAACGTGCGATTTGACCGTGTTGCGCGACGTGAAGGTCGCCTCGCCGATCTGCGAGAGCGTCTCCGTTCCGCGCAGCCGGGTCAACAACGACCGTTCTGCGGGCGTCAGCTTTCCGATGGTTCTGTAGACCTCTTCGAGCCGGTTCGGCGAGTCGACCGTCAGACGCCGAACTCCGTCGGGAACGGCGCCGTACTGACCAACTTCAGACTCGGCGGCCTCAGATTCGGCGGCCTCAGATTCTGCGAGCAGTTCGGCCAGCACCGACGGAGCAAGAAGGGCGGCTCCGGAATATCCGCCCGACGACGCCACACCCGTCCAGCGGGCGAAGTGGGCCAGCGCAGCCTCCTGGTCGCCCGTCAACTGGGCGGCGGCCGCCTGGATGAGCGGCAGCGCCGTCGCGGTCGACGGGCTGTGTGCCGGGCCAAGGGCGAGGCAGGAAGAAATCGACTCCAGAGCAGACCGGGGCAGCCCGAGCGCGAGATAGCTGAAGCCGCGCAGGGACTCGAAGCAGATCTGGTGGGCGGGCAGCCCGGAATACTCGGCCGTCGACCCGATGACGACTCCCGGTCGCCCCAGAAACACTTCGACAAGGGCTGATGAATAGACGATCTGCGCACGTACGGCGGGCGACGCGCTGTCGATCTCGAATCCGAGCGAAACTCGCTCGAGATGAGTGACGGCGCTCGCGGCCTGCCCAGACAGGCACCAATACAGAACCTGAACCTCGAGTGCTGCAAACCGCCACTGTGGTTCGGCTATCTCGAGAACACGAGCGAGTTCGTCAAAAGACTCGCGTGCCTCTGAGAAGCGAAGCAGCCCCGTATTCACGAGCACCAGCGCGGCCAACACCGGAATGCGGTTCTGGTGCGGCGGCCAGCCGTGCTCGGCGATCACGGCGAGGGCGGCTTCGGCTGGCGCTTTCGCCGCCGGAAGCTGCCCCGACAACGACAAACCGAGCGCCACGTAACCCAGCCCGAGGTAGCGGAGGTAGTCGGGATTGCCTGGCGTTGCTGCGCGTGTGAACAGGTCGAACGCTTCGCGATTCTGATGCAGCAGTTGCAGCGCCAGCCCTCCCGTGAGCCACACCGCAGCGATAGACGGCAGCCACGCGGCAGCCGTCGAATCGTGCGCGTTGAATGTCGGCTCGGCGAATGCCTCCCGGCATCGGTCGATCAGCGCCACGGCCGGCTGCGGTGTTCCTCTGTTCGAGAGGGCCCGAATGGCAGCGGCAACGCGAAGGGCCGTCTGAGGAGTAATGGTGTCTGCACGAACGGCCCGGATGATCAGGTCGCCGAGAGTCGGATCGAGTTCCACTGTGCTGCCGGGCATCGAGCTGAGCACGATGTGGGCCGCGACGGCGTCGAGATCGTCATGCAGCTCTGCGTCAGACATCGAGAGCGCGAGCTCCGACGCCTCGGCCACTCCCCCCAGGTCGTGCAGCGAAGCGGTGACAAGGGCGACCAACCTCTCTGCCCGCGGGGTGGCAGTCAGGGAGGTCAC
Coding sequences:
- a CDS encoding helix-turn-helix transcriptional regulator, giving the protein MTSLTATPRAERLVALVTASLHDLGGVAEASELALSMSDAELHDDLDAVAAHIVLSSMPGSTVELDPTLGDLIIRAVRADTITPQTALRVAAAIRALSNRGTPQPAVALIDRCREAFAEPTFNAHDSTAAAWLPSIAAVWLTGGLALQLLHQNREAFDLFTRAATPGNPDYLRYLGLGYVALGLSLSGQLPAAKAPAEAALAVIAEHGWPPHQNRIPVLAALVLVNTGLLRFSEARESFDELARVLEIAEPQWRFAALEVQVLYWCLSGQAASAVTHLERVSLGFEIDSASPAVRAQIVYSSALVEVFLGRPGVVIGSTAEYSGLPAHQICFESLRGFSYLALGLPRSALESISSCLALGPAHSPSTATALPLIQAAAAQLTGDQEAALAHFARWTGVASSGGYSGAALLAPSVLAELLAESEAAESEAAESEVGQYGAVPDGVRRLTVDSPNRLEEVYRTIGKLTPAERSLLTRLRGTETLSQIGEATFTSRNTVKSHVRNLTSKLGVGSRAGAVDLAEVAGWFALKPSDR
- a CDS encoding helix-turn-helix transcriptional regulator, with product MTSARTIQSTASHLRALLRSGLFRRAETDARTALLRIDELDGAAYKSVRTRLPWVWCAAGEVLWAIGDDRAAVPLLERARRDSASGARLFALGDLACVYAVAGDLSRAEERLDKLETVLGGSRLGAAGFAVRSRQHAARGVIALSRLQLEEAGGLATELAAGRADDDTWAIAARVLRSGQALLSGQPERAISALAETAALAETDAQAGVSPGIPIAPALAAAREGAASAAALAGGELGFVMRHSPSEAVEHRHQHLCRPSFQAIALLAVGRPEVAVRRTDECARGTVSHSSRTRVLLLAVRAAAFQAMGRTESAVACLVRLAPLCAESGAAEVCALPTRHRAALAGLAEQITSLPPFAIGSLVDRPRNGLDEVAESFGDLSAREWEVLRKLGSTSTLAEIGHELFTSRSTIASHCRGIYVKLGVGSRADAVSLAKRSGVFEVLDLA